In Capsicum annuum cultivar UCD-10X-F1 unplaced genomic scaffold, UCD10Xv1.1 ctg1935, whole genome shotgun sequence, a genomic segment contains:
- the LOC124890514 gene encoding agamous-like MADS-box protein AGL61, giving the protein MENKKGKGRQKIPMKKIEKQDDRYVTFSKRRSGLYKKASELVKECDVDIGMMFFSPTGNPFAFFHPTVDAVVSRFQNPDLKLSESTQLVAAQARNRVNGLQSGLDQLDLREDIAIANKNVYDKVLETTQKSKWESIEQLNAEELTKFEAWLNVTRFNLQNRLNQLENGASSSFGY; this is encoded by the coding sequence ATGGAGAATAAGAAGGGTAAAGGGCGTCAAAAGATAccaatgaaaaaaatagaaaagcaaGACGATCGATATGTTACCTTCTCAAAGCGTCGCTCGGGTTTATACAAAAAGGCTAGCGAACTTGTTAAGGAATGTGATGTTGACATTGGAATGATGTTTTTTTCTCCAACTGGTAATCCTTTCGCTTTTTTTCACCCTACCGTTGATGCAGTTGTTTCTCGTTTTCAGAATCCTGATTTGAAATTAAGTGAAAGTACTCAACTAGTTGCGGCTCAGGCTCGAAATAGAGTGAACGGACTCCAAAGCGGACTTGATCAATTAGATCTCAGGGAAGACATTGCAATTGCTAACAAAAATGTGTATGACAAAGTGTTGGAAACTACGCAGAAAAGTAAGTGGGAGTCAATCGAGCAGCTCAATGCAGAGGAATTGACCAAATTTGAAGCTTGGTTGAATGTCACTCGTTTTAATTTGCAGAATCGTTTGAATCAATTGGAAAATGGAGCTTCGTCCTCGTTTGGATATTAA